A stretch of Ciconia boyciana chromosome 36, ASM3463844v1, whole genome shotgun sequence DNA encodes these proteins:
- the TGFB1I1 gene encoding transforming growth factor beta-1-induced transcript 1 protein, whose protein sequence is MDDLDALLADLETTTSHLARRPVLLTDPPGAMSPPHLPSAPGGDPPRPPPPPYGPAPGGDTEQLYSTVQKARPPGPPAPQLGELDRLLRDLNATHSSIADEILAQFPPLKSPEGVKRKEAAAADEAEVGELPPRSSGTPPVPPASATSATQELDKLMASLSDFHLHRTPPQKKGVPEGENLDSMLVLLQSDLSRQGVPTGAKGVCGSCQKPIAGKVVRALGCTWHPEHFVCTRCGGELGGGSFFEKDGAPYCPRDYGRLFSPRCARCAQPILDKMVTALDKNWHPEHFCCVKCGQPFGEEGFLEKDGQQYCRQDFAELFSSRCRGCGRPILEGYIAALEGLWHPECFVCRECFAPFVGGSFFEDGGHPYCERHFHARRGSLCRGCGEPIAGRCVTAMAQRFHPEHFVCAFCLRPLSKGTFQEQEGKPYCQPCFLRLFG, encoded by the exons ATGGACGACCTGG ACGCCCTACTGGCTGACCTGGAGACGACGACGTCGCACCTCGCCCGGCGGCCGGTGCTGCTCACGGACCCACCGGGGGCGATGAGCCCCCCACACCTGCCCTCTGCCCCtggcggggaccccccccggccACCCCCGCCCCCCTATGGCCCA GCGCCAGGGGGGGACACCGAGCAGCTCTACAG cacGGTGCAGAaggcccggccccccggccccccagccccccagcttGGGGAGCTCGACCGGCTCCTCCGTGACCTCAACGCCACCCACAGCTCTATTGCAG ATGAGATCCTGGCCCAGTTCCCCCCACTGAAGAGCCCCGAGGgggtgaagaggaaggaggcagcGGCAGCGGACGAGGCTGAAGTCGGGGAGTTGCCCCCCCG cagctcggggacccccccagtgccccctgcCTCGGCCACCTCGGCCACCCAGGAGCTGGACAAGCTGATGGCCTCGCTCTCCGACTTCCACCTCCACCGCACC cccccccaaaaaaagggggTTCCTGAGGGGGAAAACCTGGACTCaatgctggtgctgctgcagtcGGACCTGAGCCGCCAAGGGGTCCCCACAGGGGCGAAGGGGGTTTGTGGGTCCTGCCAGAAGCCCATCGCTGGGaag GTGGTGAGGGCTTTGGGGTGCACCTGGCACCCCGAGCACTTCGTCTGCACCCGCTgcgggggggagctggggggcggCAGCTTCTTCGAGAAGGACGGGGCACCCTACTGCCCACGGGACTACGGACGGCTCTTCTCCCCCCGCTGCGCCCGCTGCGCCCAGCCCATCCTCGAC AAAATGGTGACAGCGCTGGACAAGAACTGGCACCCCGAGCACTTCTGCTGCGTCAAGTGCGGGCAGCCCTTTGGCGAGGAGG GCTTCCTGGAGAAGGACGGCCAGCAGTACTGCCGCCAGGACTTTGCCGAGCTCTTCTCCAGCcggtgccggggctgcgggcggcccaTCCTGGAGGGCTACATTGCCGCCCTCGAGGGGCTCTGGCACCCCGAGTGCTTCGTCTGCCGG gaaTGCTTCGCGCCCTTCGTGGGGGGCAGCTTCTTCGAGGATGGTGGCCACCCGTACTGCGAGCGGCACTTCCACGCCCGGCGGGGCTCGctgtgccggggctgcggggaacCCATCGCCGGCCGGTGCGTCACCGCCATGGCCCAACGCTTCCACCCCGAGCACTTTGTCTGTGCCTTCTGCCTCCGGCCTCTCTCCAAGGGCACCTTCCAGGAGCAGGAGGGCAAGCCCTACTGCCAGCCATGCTTCCTCCGCCTCTTCGGGTGA
- the ARMC5 gene encoding armadillo repeat-containing protein 5 isoform X1 — MSEPLGWCVEAVRAAAEPGLARALLALRTRHTRRPGGAARFRERGGLGPLLELLGPERPRRTLDLALSVLGNCCTEPGCRRQARRLGGVPRLVALLSSPGPESVQNRVARTLANLALEPDGAQDVLDAGAGPLLVSLAASCGTPECLHSAARALRILGAAPAPRRALGRAGAVRALASRLASLSPAHPACPAVARALRGLTDSPGPSADDVAPALPALAALAAHAKRDHRQPALGAIANACARAPLRPALGAAGAVEAVAEEVRRALASPNIAGSTVAVRALCLLCREAVNRARVRAAGGLGLLLRLLAEPHARPWRPRVLLALAAFAYDQEALAALEARGLVPLLADVLRARADEEEEDEEEEDEEEEDEEEEDEAAASCDLPRELPGPPGAGAAAGSLRGLKSWLLSEAASPPPSPILHRPSHCPSPPRRRLPPMGALALPRGVGEGDPWLPEAPALLLLGRLAAADEPSRALATAPVVSGLLRYLTGVAAPAPRAARVLQRLTGHPAFLGALVRAYVPSLLRSWLVLGLAPPQAEELSRLGGPRRPAAPPHPRQARLKELGEGLLRNLGAAAAAPFGVGLLTHMLRCGAPPARLACATALPLLARPASPARGLLWGGGAVALLLSAVARGPASPYEPPPAFALYAADAIALLRGHAGDTPGDGEDAPGHASAEDLQVHRDRDTKDPWGHGDAEDLWGQVDRHGDSGNALGENGDLQRALDRHKDLKDPWGHTDTFGDTEDAWRHMDGHAASPADGHGDTGDPPGCTDGHGNPWGHVDGLGDADDSWGPTGSPCPLSPVTLYPPPLLSPVSPCPQVSPDPFSPGPPCPQVSPRAAKRPRASSCSQLSPNPPNLHSQVAPRPPKCPLLSSSPLSSNLPNSCSQVSLTSSNPCPQLSPCSQVSPNPSTPVPNRPHVPGCPQHPPTHLHNHPPVSKPPQAPPTPVPKCPQAPPTHLHHCLRPRKRPQPPQPRMSPCPRVPMPRPPTTSSSSPTVPTLGCQWPGRPWPGGPLSWEPCWGGPLPRPARQQWPWAVPPAALSSSSSILSMAAGAAPGTSVPSCPPPCPPLLPAPPLPWPAVTWWTALRVSWPPLSPHPPVPSGPWPSGGVAPRWPPGQPRPFWGDRPTTWPPAWFEWPGWPDVPLAWPGP; from the exons atgTCGGAGCCGCTGGGCTGGTGCGTGGAGGCGGTGCGGGCGGCGGCCGAGCCGGGGCTGGCCCGGGCGTTGCTGGCGCTGCGGACCCGCCACACCCGGCGGCCGGGAGGCGCCGCTCGGTTCCGAGagcggggggggctggggccgctgctggagctgctggggccTGAGCGGCCCCGCCGCACCCTCGACCTGGCCCTCAGCGTCCTCGGGAACTGTTGCACCGAGCCCGGCTGCCGCCGTCAGGCCCGGCGCCTCGGCGGCGTCCCCCGCCTCG TGGCCCTGCTGTCCTCGCCGGGGCCAGAGAGCGTGCAGAACCGGGTGGCTCGCACCCTTGCCAACCTGGCGCTGGAGCCCGATGGCGCCCAGGACGTCCTCGACGCCG GTGCCGGCCCCCTCCTGGTGTCCCTGGCCGCCTCCTGCGGCACCCCCGAGTGCCTCCACAGCGCTGCCCGTGCCCTCCGCATCTTgggggccgccccggccccccgccgggCCCTGGGCCGAGCCGGGGCCGTCCGAGCCCTGGCGTCCCGCCTGGCCTCCCTCTCCCCGGCCCACCCGGCCTGCCCAGCTGTCGCCCGAGCCCTGCGGGGCCTCACCGACAGCCCCGGCCCCTCAGCCGACGACGTGGCCCCCGCCTTGCCCGCCTTGGCCGCCCTGGCCGCCCACGCCAAGCGGGACCACCGCCAACCCGCCCTGGGAGCCATTGCCAACGCCTGCGCCCGTGCCCCGCTCCGGCCTGCCCTGGGGGCCGCCGGGGCGGTGGAGGCGGTGGCCGAGGAGGTGAGGAGGGCGTTGGCATCCCCCAACATCGCCGGCTCCACCGTAGCCGTCCGGGCGCTCTGCCTGTTGTGCCGGGAGGCTGTCAACCGGGCGCGGGTACGGGCAGCCGGTGGCTTGGGGCTGCTCCTGCGCCTCCTGGCCGAGCCCCACGCCCGACCGTGGCGTCCCCGCGTCCTCCTGGCTTTGGCCGCCTTCGCCTACGACCAGGAGGCGTTGGCGGCCCTGGAGGCCCGGGGCCTCGTCCCGCTGCTTGCTGACGTCCTGCGGGCCCGGGccgatgaggaggaggaggacgaagAGGAGGAAGAcgaagaggaggaggacgaagaggaggaggatgaagctGCCGCGTCGTGCGATCTCCCCCGGGAGCTGCCTGGCCCGcctggggccggggcggccgccgggaGCTTGCGGGGACTCAA GTCCTGGCTCCTCTCTGAAgctgcctccccgccgccctcccccaTCCTCCACCGCCCCTCCCACTGCCCctcgcctccccgccgccgcctgccccccATGGGGGCCCTGGCCCTACCCCGGGGGGTGGGCGAGGGGGACCCCTGGCTCCCCGAAGCCCCCGCTCTCCTACTTTTGGGGCGCCTAGCAGCCGCCGACGAGCCCAGCCGAGCCCTGGCCACTGCCCCTGTCGTTTCGGGGCTCCTCCGCTACCTGACGGGGGtcgctgccccggccccccgggccGCCCGGGTGCTGCAGCGCCTGACGGGGCACCCTGCTTTTTTGGGGGCACTGGTCCGGGCTTAcgtcccctccctgctccgCTCCTGGCTGGTCCTCGGCCTCGCCCCGCCCCAGGCCGAGGAGCTCTCGCGGCTCGGGGGACCCAGACGTCCggctgcccccccccacccccgccagGCACGCCTCAAGGAGCTGG gtGAGGGACTCCTGCGCAACCtgggggcagcggcagcagccccCTTCGGCGTGGGGCTGCTGACCCACATGCTGCGCTgcggggcccccccggcccgcctGGCCTGCGCCACCGCCCTGCCCCTGCTCGCCAG GCCGGCGTCCCCGGCACgagggctgctgtggggagggggggcggtGGCCCTGCTGCTCTCAGCGGTGGCCCGGGGCCCCGCGTCCCCCTACGAGCCCCCCCCGGCCTTCGCCCTCTACGCTGCCGATGCTATTGCCCTCCTGCGGGGACACGCCGGGGACACGCCGGGGGACGGCGAGGATGCTCCGGGACACGCCAGTGCCGAGGACCTGCAG GTGCACAGAGACAGGGACACCAAGGAcccgtggggacacggggatgccGAGGACCTGTGGGGACAGGTGGACAGACACGGGGACAGTGGCAATGCCCTCGGGGAGAACGGTGACCTGCAGAGAGCTCTGGACCGACACAAGGACCTCAAGGACCCGTGGGGACACACAGACACTTTTGGGGACACTGAGGACGCCTGGAGACACATGGATGGCCACGCAGCCTCTCCTGCGGATGGACACGGTGACACTGGGGACCCACCAGGGTGTACTGATGGACATGGGAACCCATGGGGACACGTGGACGGACTTGGGGACGCTGATGACTCGTGGGGACCCAcagggtccccatgtcccctgtcccctgtgaCCCTCTACCCCCCACCCCtgctgtcccctgtgtccccatgtccccaagtaTCTCCTGACCCATTTTCCCCGggtcccccctgtccccaagtgtccccaagGGCTGCTAAACGTCCCCGAGCGTCCTCTTGTTCCCAGCTGTCCCCAAATCCTCCCAACCTCCATTCCCAAGTGGCCCCAAGACCCCCCAAATGTCCCCTACTGTCCTCTTCTCCACTGTCCTCAAACCTCCCCAACTCATGTTCCCAGGTGTCTCTGACATCCTCCAACCCATGTCCCCAACTGTCCCCATGTTCCCAggtgtccccaaacccctcgACCCCTGTCCCCAaccgtccccatgtccctgggtgtccccagcatCCTCCAACCCATCTCCACAACCATCCCCCTGTCTCCAAGCCTCCCCAGGCTCCTCCAACCCctgtccccaagtgtccccaagCTCCTCCAACCCATCTCCACCACTGTCTCCGGCCCCGCAAGCGTCCCCAACCCCCCCAGCCACgcatgtccccgtgtccccgtgtccctaTGCCCAGACCCCCCAcgacctcctcctcctccccaacgGTGCCCACCCTGGGGTGCCAGTGGCCCGGGCGGCCCTGGCCCGGGGGTCCCCTGTCTTGGGAGCCATGTTGGGGGGGGCCTTTGCCGAGGCCCGCCAGGCAGCAGTGGCCTTGGGCTgtgccccccgccgccctctcctcctcctcctccattttGTCCATggctgccggggccgccccAGGGACGagtgtcccctcctgtccccccccgtgtcccccgctGCTGCCGGCGCCGCCATTGCCTTGGCCCGCCGTTACCTGGTGGACGGCTTTGAGAGTGTCATGGCCACCGCTGTCACCGCATCCCCCGGTGCCCTCTGGGCCCTGGCCGAGCGGTGGGGTTGCGCCCCGTTGGCCGCCCGGGCAGCCCAGGCCATTTTGGGGGGACCGCCCCACAACGTGGCCCCCCGCTTGGTTCGAGTGGCCCGGCTGGCCCGATGTCCCCCTCGCTTGGCCCGGGCCTTGA
- the ARMC5 gene encoding armadillo repeat-containing protein 5 isoform X2, translating to MSEPLGWCVEAVRAAAEPGLARALLALRTRHTRRPGGAARFRERGGLGPLLELLGPERPRRTLDLALSVLGNCCTEPGCRRQARRLGGVPRLVALLSSPGPESVQNRVARTLANLALEPDGAQDVLDAGAGPLLVSLAASCGTPECLHSAARALRILGAAPAPRRALGRAGAVRALASRLASLSPAHPACPAVARALRGLTDSPGPSADDVAPALPALAALAAHAKRDHRQPALGAIANACARAPLRPALGAAGAVEAVAEEVRRALASPNIAGSTVAVRALCLLCREAVNRARVRAAGGLGLLLRLLAEPHARPWRPRVLLALAAFAYDQEALAALEARGLVPLLADVLRARADEEEEDEEEEDEEEEDEEEEDEAAASCDLPRELPGPPGAGAAAGSLRGLKSWLLSEAASPPPSPILHRPSHCPSPPRRRLPPMGALALPRGVGEGDPWLPEAPALLLLGRLAAADEPSRALATAPVVSGLLRYLTGVAAPAPRAARVLQRLTGHPAFLGALVRAYVPSLLRSWLVLGLAPPQAEELSRLGGPRRPAAPPHPRQARLKELGEGLLRNLGAAAAAPFGVGLLTHMLRCGAPPARLACATALPLLASVGVTHDVGVTLASPAALASHYRDPHHCQDPWCWCHVGATHSVDVTLA from the exons atgTCGGAGCCGCTGGGCTGGTGCGTGGAGGCGGTGCGGGCGGCGGCCGAGCCGGGGCTGGCCCGGGCGTTGCTGGCGCTGCGGACCCGCCACACCCGGCGGCCGGGAGGCGCCGCTCGGTTCCGAGagcggggggggctggggccgctgctggagctgctggggccTGAGCGGCCCCGCCGCACCCTCGACCTGGCCCTCAGCGTCCTCGGGAACTGTTGCACCGAGCCCGGCTGCCGCCGTCAGGCCCGGCGCCTCGGCGGCGTCCCCCGCCTCG TGGCCCTGCTGTCCTCGCCGGGGCCAGAGAGCGTGCAGAACCGGGTGGCTCGCACCCTTGCCAACCTGGCGCTGGAGCCCGATGGCGCCCAGGACGTCCTCGACGCCG GTGCCGGCCCCCTCCTGGTGTCCCTGGCCGCCTCCTGCGGCACCCCCGAGTGCCTCCACAGCGCTGCCCGTGCCCTCCGCATCTTgggggccgccccggccccccgccgggCCCTGGGCCGAGCCGGGGCCGTCCGAGCCCTGGCGTCCCGCCTGGCCTCCCTCTCCCCGGCCCACCCGGCCTGCCCAGCTGTCGCCCGAGCCCTGCGGGGCCTCACCGACAGCCCCGGCCCCTCAGCCGACGACGTGGCCCCCGCCTTGCCCGCCTTGGCCGCCCTGGCCGCCCACGCCAAGCGGGACCACCGCCAACCCGCCCTGGGAGCCATTGCCAACGCCTGCGCCCGTGCCCCGCTCCGGCCTGCCCTGGGGGCCGCCGGGGCGGTGGAGGCGGTGGCCGAGGAGGTGAGGAGGGCGTTGGCATCCCCCAACATCGCCGGCTCCACCGTAGCCGTCCGGGCGCTCTGCCTGTTGTGCCGGGAGGCTGTCAACCGGGCGCGGGTACGGGCAGCCGGTGGCTTGGGGCTGCTCCTGCGCCTCCTGGCCGAGCCCCACGCCCGACCGTGGCGTCCCCGCGTCCTCCTGGCTTTGGCCGCCTTCGCCTACGACCAGGAGGCGTTGGCGGCCCTGGAGGCCCGGGGCCTCGTCCCGCTGCTTGCTGACGTCCTGCGGGCCCGGGccgatgaggaggaggaggacgaagAGGAGGAAGAcgaagaggaggaggacgaagaggaggaggatgaagctGCCGCGTCGTGCGATCTCCCCCGGGAGCTGCCTGGCCCGcctggggccggggcggccgccgggaGCTTGCGGGGACTCAA GTCCTGGCTCCTCTCTGAAgctgcctccccgccgccctcccccaTCCTCCACCGCCCCTCCCACTGCCCctcgcctccccgccgccgcctgccccccATGGGGGCCCTGGCCCTACCCCGGGGGGTGGGCGAGGGGGACCCCTGGCTCCCCGAAGCCCCCGCTCTCCTACTTTTGGGGCGCCTAGCAGCCGCCGACGAGCCCAGCCGAGCCCTGGCCACTGCCCCTGTCGTTTCGGGGCTCCTCCGCTACCTGACGGGGGtcgctgccccggccccccgggccGCCCGGGTGCTGCAGCGCCTGACGGGGCACCCTGCTTTTTTGGGGGCACTGGTCCGGGCTTAcgtcccctccctgctccgCTCCTGGCTGGTCCTCGGCCTCGCCCCGCCCCAGGCCGAGGAGCTCTCGCGGCTCGGGGGACCCAGACGTCCggctgcccccccccacccccgccagGCACGCCTCAAGGAGCTGG gtGAGGGACTCCTGCGCAACCtgggggcagcggcagcagccccCTTCGGCGTGGGGCTGCTGACCCACATGCTGCGCTgcggggcccccccggcccgcctGGCCTGCGCCACCGCCCTGCCCCTGCTCGCCAG CGTTGGCGTGACCCATGACGTTGGCGTCACGTTGGCATCACCTGCGGCGTTGGCGTCACATTACCGTGACCCACATCATTGCCAGGACCCGTGGTGTTGGTGTCATGTTGGTGCGACCCACAGTGTTGATGTCACATTGGCATGA
- the LOC140645701 gene encoding molybdate-anion transporter-like: MLLASYSACALLLAACLALELAACRSRPSAPPHHANPAFRRFQHGYYRVYLPALAADWLQGPYLYKLYQHYRFLEGQIAILYVCGFASSVLFGLVSSSLVDRLGRKKSCVLFSLTYSICCLVKLSRDYLVLAAGRVLGGLSTALLFSAFEAWYVHEHVERYDFPTEWIAVTFSRAAFWNNVIAVGAGGAADFFAEWLGLGPVAPFMVSIPLLVLSGVFAMKNWDENYGKKRAFSKTCGDGLKCLLSDRRVLLLGTIQALFESVIYIFIFLWTPVLDPHGAPLGIVFSSFMAASMLGSSLYRLAVSKRYHLQPVHLLSLAGLLVFFSLFMLTFSTNPGQESPAESFLAFLLIELSCGLYFPAMGFLRRKVVPEKDRLGVMNWFRLPLNLLACLGLLVLHNSDRQTGTRSMFGICAAVALLALLAVGRLFALSRHDAELRLPVPPGQADTADAVPEL; the protein is encoded by the coding sequence ATGCTCCTCGCCTCCTACTCCGCCTGTGCCCTCCTCCTGGCCGCCTGCCTGGCGCTGGAGCTGGCCGCCTGCCGCTcccgcccctccgcccccccccacCACGCCAACCCGGCCTTCCGCCGCTTCCAGCACGGCTACTACCGCGTCTACCTGCCGGCACTGGCCGCTGACTGGCTGCAGGGACCCTACCTCTACAAACTCTACCAGCACTACCGCTTCCTGGAGGGACAGATCGCCATCCTCTACGTCTGCGGCTTCGCCTCCAGCGTCCTTTTCGGGTTGGTTTCCTCTTCTTTGGTAGATCGGTTGGGTCGGAAAAAATCCTGCGTCCTTTTTTCCTTGACCTATTCGATTTGTTGTTTGGTCAAACTCTCCCGGGATTATCTGGTGCTGGCGGCAGGGAGGGTTTTAGGGGGGTTGTCCACGGCgttgctcttctctgcctttgagGCGTGGTACGTCCACGAGCACGTGGAGCGGTATGATTTTCCGACCGAGTGGATCGCCGTCACCTTCTCCCGGGCGGCTTTTTGGAACAATGTCATCGCtgtgggggctggaggggcggCCGATTTCTTTGCCGAGTGGTTGGGGTTGGGCCCGGTGGCCCCGTTCATGGTCTCCATCCCCCTCCTGGTGCTGTCGGGGGTCTTTGCCATGAAAAACTGGGATGAAAACTACGGGAAGAAACGAGCTTTCTCCAAGACCTGCGGCGACGGTTTGAAGTGCCTCCTCTCCGACCGGCGCGTCCTTCTCCTGGGCACCATCCAGGCTCTGTTTGAAAGCGTCATCTacatcttcatcttcctctggACCCCCGTCCTCGATCCCCACGGCGCTCCCTTGGGCATTGTCTTCTCCAGCTTCATGGCCGCCAGCATGCTGGGCTCCTCGCTCTACCGCCTGGCCGTCTCCAAGAGGTACCACCTCCAGCCCgtccacctcctctccctcgcCGGCCTCCTGgtcttcttctccctcttcatGCTCACCTTCTCCACCAACCCCGGCCAGGAGAGCCCCGCCGAGTCCTTCCTCGCCTTCCTGCTCATCGAACTCTCCTGTGGGCTCTACTTCCCGGCCATGGGTTTCCTCCGACGGAAGGTGGTGCCGGAGAAGGATCGCCTGGGGGTGATGAACTGGTTTCGCCTCCCCCTGAACTTACTGGCCTGTCTGGGTTTACTGGTTCTCCACAACAGCGACCGTCAGACGGGCACCAGGAGCATGTTCGGCATCTGCGCGGCCGTCGCGCTGCTGGCGCTGCTGGCCGTCGGCCGCCTCTTTGCCCTCAGCCGCCACGACGCCGAGCTCCGCCTGCCCGTGCCGCCGGGACAGGCCGACACTGCCGACGCCGTGCCTGAGCTGTGA